In the Brevundimonas sp. LM2 genome, CTGCACCGGCTCGACGATGATGGCGGCGGTGTTGGGCTCGGCGATCGCGGCCTTCAGCGCCTCGTGGTCGCCCCACTTCAGCTGGTGGAAACCCTGCATCTTGGGCCCGAAGCCCTCGGTGTAGCTGGGGTTGGCCGCCGCGTTGATCGCGCCGTAGGTGCGGCCGTGGAAGGCCCCGTCGAAGCCGTAGATGTCGATCCGCTCCGGCTGGCCGTTGGCGGCGTGGTATTTCCGCGCCGTCTTCAGGGCGCACTCGACCGCCTCGGTGCCCGAGTTGGTGAAGAAGACCACGTCGGCGAAGCTGGACTCCGTCAGGGCGTCGGCCAGGGCTTCCTGACCGGGGATCTTGAAGATGTTGGACACGTGCCACAGCTTGTCGGCCTGTTCCTTGACCGCCTCGACCAGCACGGGGTGGGCGTGACCCAGGCCGTTGGTGGAGATGCCCTGGACGCAGTCCAGATATTCGGTCCCGTCCGTCGCCCACAGACGCGCGCCTCGCCCGCGTTCCACTTCCAGCGGCGCGCGATTGTAGACACCCATCAAATGACCGGACACGGACGTACCTCCAAAAGAAACGAAGCCCCGGCGCGGGTGCGACGGGACTTTTCAGGAGCGGCGGTTGTCGGACGGAGGCGGGGGTGAGTCAACACCGGGTGAGGCAGTAGGCAGTAGGCAATAGGCAGTAGGTCCTTTCCGGACAGCATCGTGCTCGACGCGGCGGGAGGCTGCAGAGGCAGCGCCCCTACTGCCTATTGCCTACTGCCTACTGCCTGGCTCAGCTCTTCAGCCGCCAGCCCGACTTGAACACCAGCCAGCAGGCGACGGCCATGACGATCGTCAGGATCGCGCTCATCACCACGCCGATCAGAAGGCTGCCCTCGGCGTGGCCGATGAAGCCGTAGCGGAAGCCGTCGATCAGATAGAAGAAGGGGTTCCAGTGGCTGATGCTGGCGAAGGGCTCGGGCAGGTTCTCGACCAGATAGAAGGTCCCGGACAGGAAGGTCATGGGCATGACGACGAAATTCTGCACCGCCGACAGGTGGTCGAACTTCTCGGACCACAGCCCGGCCAGCACCCCGACCATCCCCATCAGCAGCGAGGCGATGACGGCGAAATAGACGATGGCCAGCAGGTTGTGCACCCCCAGCCGCGCGAACGGCAGGACGCAGATCCCGGTGACCAGTCCGACCGCCAGACCCCGCGTCGAGGCCCCCAGCGAAAAGCCGATGGTCAGCTCCAGCGGGCTGAGCGGCGGCGTCAGGAAATCAGTCGAGGTCCCCATGATCTTGGCCTGGATCAGGCTGGAGGAGGCATTGGCGAAGGCGTTGTTCAGGATCGCCATCATGATCAGGCCGGGGGCCACGAACTCGGCGAAGGGGGTGCCGTGCAGCGGCGGCCGCGCGCCCTGCAGCGCCACCACGAACACCAGCATGTAGAGCAGGGTCGTCACCACCGGGGCGGCGACCGTCTGGGCCCCCACCTTCCAGAAGCGGCGCACCTCGCGCAGATAGAGGGTCTGCACCCCGATCCAGTTGATCCCCGCATAGTGGCGCGGCGTCGGCATGCCGCTGGGGCGGGTGGAGGCGAGATCGGTCATGGGCGCTCAGATGCGCGGACGGGGGATGAAGCGCAAGAGCGGTGCCTCGCCCTTCCCCCATTCTTCATGGGGGAAAGCCGTCCGTCTTCGAGCGCAGCGAGAACAGGACGGATGGGGGAATCTGATCTTCCGTCTGCCGATGCAAGCAAGACTTCCCCCATCGGTCCTGGCTGGCTGCGCCAGCGACGGACCGCTTTCCCCCGCCAAGCGCTGGGGAAGGATGTCAGATATGGATTGCGTGCCCGAGCGCCCGCAAGCTCGCCTCGTGGAAGGCCTCGCCAAGCGTCGGGTGGACGTGGATGACGCCGGCGACATCCTCCAGCACCGCCCCCATCTCCAGCATCTGGGCGAAGCTGTTGCTGAGTTCGGCGACATGCTGGCCGACGGCCTGGACGCCCAGCAGCCGGTGATCGGCCTTGGACGCCAGCACCCGCACGAAGCCCCCGTCCTCGCCCGCCTCGATGGCCAGGGCCCGGCCGATGGCGGCCAGGGGGAAGACGGCGGTGATCACGTCGTCCCGACCCGCGACGTCGAGGGGCCCCAGGCCGGCCGAGACGATCTCCGGCTCGGTGAAACAGACGGCGGCGATCGTCACCGGGTCGAACCGGCGGTCATGCCCGGCGATGATCTCGGCCACGACCTCGCCCTGGGCCGAGCCCTTGTGCGCCAGCATGGGTTCGCCGGTCAGGTCGCCGACCGCCCAGACGTTGCGCATCGAGGTGGCGCAGCGGTCGTCGATCTTGACGAACGGCCCGGCCATGGCCACGCCCATGTTCTCCAGACCCCAGCCCTGCGTCCGCGGCCGACGCCCGACGGTGACCAGCACCTTGTCCGCGTCCAGCTGGACCGGCTCGCCGTCCTTCGTGGTGATCGACAGCTTCCCGTCCCCGAAGCCCCCGGCCCGGGCCCCCAGGTGCAGCTCCACCCCGTGGTCGGTCAGCCATTTCGCCACCGGATCGGTCAGGGCCTTGTCGTACAGCGGCAGGATGCGGTCGGCCATCTCGACGATGGCGACCCGGGCCCCCAGCTTCCTGAAGGCGATGCCCAGCTCCAGCCCGATATAGCCGCCCCCGACCACGACCAGCCGCCCCGGCACGGCGTCCAGCGACAGGGCCTCGGTCGAGGACATCACGTCACCGCCGAACGGCAGGAAGGGCAGTTCGACCGGCTCGGACCCCGTCGCCAGGATCACGTGCTCGGCGGTGATCGTGATCGGCCCGTCCTCGGTCTCGACGCGGCAGGTCTTGGCGTCCTGGAAAGTCGCCCAGCCCTTGATGACCCTGACCTTCGACTTCTTCAGCAGGGCCGCGACCCCGGCGTTCAGCTTGCGGACGATCCCGTCCTTCCAGGCCACGGTCTGGCTCAGGTCGATGGCGGGCGACGATGCGGTGATCCCCAGCGTCCCGTCCCCGGCGGCCTTGGCCACCGTCTCGAACTTGCCCGCCGCATGGATGATGGCCTTGGACGGGATGCAGCCGACGTTGAGGCAGGTCCCGCCGAGGCCGTCGCCGCCGTCCACCAGCACGGTGTCGAGGCCCAGCTGGCCGCAGCGGATGCCCGCGACATAGCCGCCGGTGCCGGCGCCGATGATCAGGACTTTGGTCTTCAGGGTCTGGGTCAAAGGCGCTTCACTCTACAGAACATAGGGGGCTCGGACTCCCGGATCGTCGGCCGGGAAATCCTTGGTGTTTCGGGTGACCAGAAGGCGGGCCGTTGCCTGAGCGGACGCCAGGATGATGGCGTCCGGAAGCTTCAGGCGGCGCGACTGGCGGATGGACACCGCCTGCTCGGCGATCCGGTCGTCAAGGCCCACGATGGCATAACCGTCGAGATAGGTCCGGGTCGGCTCGGCCATGTCGGCTTCGGCCCCCGCCATGACCTCGATCCAGGTGATGATGCTGATTGCGCGATCCTGGTATCGCTCGATCTCGGCATCGGCCTGCGGCGCTCCGTTCAGATGGTCGATCAGAATATTGGTGTCGAACAGAGCCTTCACCATTCGCTGCGCAGCCGCTCCTGATATGCGAGGCCGTCTTCACCATCCTTGCCCCAAAGGCCGAACCCATCCTTGACGGCCTGGCGCTGGTGGCGCGCGACGTAATCATCGATCGCGGCGCGGATCACCGCGGCGCGTGGGCGCTTTTCGCGTTTGGCCAGGGCGTCCAGCGCCGCGACCTGCTCCTCATTGGCATCAACCAGGATCCGCATCTCAGCCTCCTTGATATACGGGCAGCATATCACATGGCCCCTCGTGCCGGCGAGCGCCAGTTACCCCATCCACAACGTCGCCGGATGCTCCAGCAGGCCCTTGATCCGCTGGACGAAGACCGCCGCGTCGTGGCCGTCGACGATGCGGTGATCGAAGCTGGACGACAGGTTCATCATCTTGCGCACAACCATCTGGCCACCCCTGACCACGACCCGCTCCTCGATCTTGTTGGGGCCGACGATGGCGACCTCGGGGTGGTTGATGATCGGGGTGTGGACCACGCCCCCCAGCGTCCCCAGCGAGGTGATGGTGAGGGTCGAGCCGCTGAGCTCCTCGCGTTTCGCAGACCCGTCCTTGGCCGCGCCGCTGACCCGGGCGATCTCCAGCGCGGTGTCATAGGGGTCGCGCGCCTCGGCGTGGCGGACCACCGGCACCATCAGGCCGTTCGGCGTCTGGGCGGCGATGCCCAGGTGGACGGCGGCGTGGGTGGTCAACACCCCGGCCTCGTCGTCATAGTGGCTGTTGATCGCCGGCTGGTCGCGCAGGGCCACGACGATGGCCCGGGCGATGAAGGGCAGCAGGTTCAGCTTGGGCCTGCCGCTGGTCTTGCCCTGGGCGTTCAGATGAACCCGGAGCTCTTCCAGCGCCGTGACGTCGATCTCCTCCACATAGGTGATGTGGGGGATGCGCCGGACGCTCTCGGCCATCTTCTCCGCGATCTTGCGGCGCAGGCCGATGATGCGGGTCTCGGTCGTGCCCTCGGCCTTGGCATAGGTCGAGGCGGCCGACGTTCCAGACTCGGACAGCCCGCGCGCGCCATGGGCGACGAAGGCGTCCAGGTCGGCGTGCTCGATGCGACCGGCGGGCCCGGACCCGGGGACGAACTGGAGCTCCAGACCGAGGTCCCGGGCGCGCTGGCGTACCGCGGGGCTGGCCAGGGCGCGGACGCCGGGGGTCTGGGCTTGGCGAGTGACGGACTTGCCCCCCTCTGGCTGCTGCGCAGCCTGTCTCCACCCTGGGGGGGGAGATTGAGTGGTGACCGCCTCGCTT is a window encoding:
- a CDS encoding ABC transporter permease, encoding MTDLASTRPSGMPTPRHYAGINWIGVQTLYLREVRRFWKVGAQTVAAPVVTTLLYMLVFVVALQGARPPLHGTPFAEFVAPGLIMMAILNNAFANASSSLIQAKIMGTSTDFLTPPLSPLELTIGFSLGASTRGLAVGLVTGICVLPFARLGVHNLLAIVYFAVIASLLMGMVGVLAGLWSEKFDHLSAVQNFVVMPMTFLSGTFYLVENLPEPFASISHWNPFFYLIDGFRYGFIGHAEGSLLIGVVMSAILTIVMAVACWLVFKSGWRLKS
- the lpdA gene encoding dihydrolipoyl dehydrogenase — encoded protein: MTQTLKTKVLIIGAGTGGYVAGIRCGQLGLDTVLVDGGDGLGGTCLNVGCIPSKAIIHAAGKFETVAKAAGDGTLGITASSPAIDLSQTVAWKDGIVRKLNAGVAALLKKSKVRVIKGWATFQDAKTCRVETEDGPITITAEHVILATGSEPVELPFLPFGGDVMSSTEALSLDAVPGRLVVVGGGYIGLELGIAFRKLGARVAIVEMADRILPLYDKALTDPVAKWLTDHGVELHLGARAGGFGDGKLSITTKDGEPVQLDADKVLVTVGRRPRTQGWGLENMGVAMAGPFVKIDDRCATSMRNVWAVGDLTGEPMLAHKGSAQGEVVAEIIAGHDRRFDPVTIAAVCFTEPEIVSAGLGPLDVAGRDDVITAVFPLAAIGRALAIEAGEDGGFVRVLASKADHRLLGVQAVGQHVAELSNSFAQMLEMGAVLEDVAGVIHVHPTLGEAFHEASLRALGHAIHI
- a CDS encoding type II toxin-antitoxin system VapC family toxin, whose protein sequence is MVKALFDTNILIDHLNGAPQADAEIERYQDRAISIITWIEVMAGAEADMAEPTRTYLDGYAIVGLDDRIAEQAVSIRQSRRLKLPDAIILASAQATARLLVTRNTKDFPADDPGVRAPYVL
- a CDS encoding ribbon-helix-helix protein, CopG family, with the protein product MRILVDANEEQVAALDALAKREKRPRAAVIRAAIDDYVARHQRQAVKDGFGLWGKDGEDGLAYQERLRSEW
- a CDS encoding 2-oxo acid dehydrogenase subunit E2, with translation MGRYVFKLPDVGEGTAEAELVGWHVAVGDRVEEDQILADIMTDKATVELTSPVSGVVTALHGEPGVMSPVGSALVEFEVEGAGNAASDAGVAPSVIAQVGDAHREDRIRSSDTPSLRDGEENADASPPRPKDGAAGGSYTSRPQARSDSDVTEGATPFSAGNYVFKLPDVGEGTAEAELVAWHVAVGDTVAEDQLLAEVMTDKATVELTSPVAGTVAALHGAAGQQVPVGGPLVSFDVEGAGNVAASPARTESAPAPSVTAQERRATSPNGGGLSEAVTTQSPPPGWRQAAQQPEGGKSVTRQAQTPGVRALASPAVRQRARDLGLELQFVPGSGPAGRIEHADLDAFVAHGARGLSESGTSAASTYAKAEGTTETRIIGLRRKIAEKMAESVRRIPHITYVEEIDVTALEELRVHLNAQGKTSGRPKLNLLPFIARAIVVALRDQPAINSHYDDEAGVLTTHAAVHLGIAAQTPNGLMVPVVRHAEARDPYDTALEIARVSGAAKDGSAKREELSGSTLTITSLGTLGGVVHTPIINHPEVAIVGPNKIEERVVVRGGQMVVRKMMNLSSSFDHRIVDGHDAAVFVQRIKGLLEHPATLWMG